The following proteins come from a genomic window of Nicotiana tomentosiformis chromosome 12, ASM39032v3, whole genome shotgun sequence:
- the LOC138902663 gene encoding uncharacterized protein produces MTHMFFTSYAARKVWNYFLTAAGINVDGLTFHQAIVRCWTLQTVPRLKPIIQALPSIIVWELWKRRNGYKYGDLVSFNRVIYQISTMVQSLVKFRKPSLQNIPHKWPDLITMMEQGNPERISIGYVLRNEEGNIVYACGKEIQEGTNTEAEMKAILEALKFCVNNDYILIDLHTDSMWVKNVIQGVWAIPWTVAEEVKEIKELMGRCNLQISHTLREGNQLADYIANYAIDTGPLECHSFWELDVKGRKIVNNDKLQCPYIRVKVVRD; encoded by the exons ATGACACACATGTTCTTCACTTCGTATGCTGCTAGAAAGGTGTGGAATTACTTTCTTACAGCTGCAGGTATTAATGTGGATGGATTGACTTTCCATCAAGCAATCGTGAGATGCTGGACTTTGCAGACAGTTCCAAGGTTGAAACCAATCATTCAAGCTCTACCATCGATCATAGTGTGGGAATTATGGAAAAGGAGAAATGGCTATAAGTATGGGGATCTTGTTTCTTTCAATAGAGTTATATATCAGATTTCAACAATGGTTCAATCATTGGTGAAATTTAGGAAGCCAAGCCTACAGAATATCCCACACAAATGGCCAGACTTAATAACCATGATGGAGCA GGGCAATCCAGAAAGAATCTCAATTGGTTATGTGTTGAGAAATGAGGAAGGAAATATAGTCTATGCTTGTGGCAAAGAAATCCAAGAAGGAACAAACACAGAAGCTGAGATGAAGGCTATTTTGGAAGCTTTGAAGTTCTGTGTGAACAATGATTATATACTGATTGATCTTCATACAGACTCGATGTGGGTAAAAAATGTGATTCAAGGGGTGTGGGCTATACCATGGACAGTTGCTGAAGAAGTGAAAGAGATAAAGGAATTAATGGGCAGATGTAATTTGCAGATTTCACACACACTCAGAGAGGGTAATCAACTAGCAGACTACATTGCAAATTATGCTATTGACACAGGTCCTTTGGAGTGTCATAGTTTTTGGGAGCTTGATGTCAAGGGGAGGAAGATTGTGAATAATGATAAGCTACAATGTCCATACATAAGAGTGAAGGTTGTAAGAGATTAG